The bacterium DNA window TGGGACCAGTCAATCTCACGCGAGCGACGGTGGACCTGGCCACGGCGCGTTTGAGCGCTCGGGCCACGACACCGGACAATTTCGCCCAGAACGCCTACCATCGTTACGGCAAGACCATCGCCGATGCATTTCTGATCGGCTATTCCGAGAAGCTGTGGGGAATCGAAGCCGCCCGGCTCATGCCGGAAGTTAGCGGCGGTCGGTTGAAAGGGCTGTCGGCGCGCACGATGCTCGTAGAACTTGTGCGTGGTCAGCGCGGCAAGACGCGGCATCTCGATGGTTCGTTTTTCTATCCGCGCGGCGGCTACGGTCGCATCGCCGACCGACTTGCAGAAGTGATTGGGCCGGAAAATATTCTCACGAATAGCCGCATCACGAAAATCCGGCACGACGGTCGGCGCATTACCGCAGTCGAGATCAATGGCCGGGAGAGTTTCACGCCCGAACGCGTCATCAGCACGCTGCCACCGGTGCAGATGCTGAAGCTGCTCGATCCGGCGCCGCCTGCGCCGCTGATCGAATTGGCCGGACAACTCAAGTTCCGCGACCTGCTGCTGATTGCATTGTTTCTCGATCGGCCGCGTGTGTCGGCCAATGCTTCGATTTACTTCCCGGCCCGTGATATTCCGTTCACGCGGCTTTACGAGCCCAAGAACCGCTCGCATGCGATGGCTCCGCCGGACCGGACATGCGTCGTGGTGGAGATACCCTGCTTCGCGGGCGATGAGCAATGGCAGCGCGATGATCAGGATTTGCGCGATCTCGTCGCGGCGCATCTGCATTTGGCGAATCTGATTTCTCCGCGCGACGTGCTCGGCGGGCGGATACACCGTCTGCGCGCCGCCTATCCGGTATTGGAAGTGGGCGTGGAGTCCATTGTCCGGGAGACGCAGACCTACCTGAACGGTCTGTGTAATCTGCACGTAGTCGGTCGAGCCGGACGATTTGAGTACACTCATGTCCACGATCTTCTGCGGCAGGGCAAAGAGCTGGCGCAGCGGATGCAGGCTTCAGTGAAAGCGGCCGGCATCGCATAACGTACTTCTAAGTTAATAGCAAAAGACCGCAGTCCTCATGGGCTGCGGTCTTTGTTTGTCGGACGGGCGACTCTCTGAACTAGTATCCGCGTAAGTTGCCGCCGCGGTTGCGCTCGATCTTGACGTCACGAAGTTGCGGCGATTTCAATCCGATGTGCAGATAATAGCCGGGGCTGTAGCCGATCGGCGACCAGCTCAAACTCGCCTCCCAGCAATGCAGGTCGCGCGTGAGTGTGACGCTGGCATTCTGCGCGATTCTGCGATCGAGATCGAAATAGTAACTCACTGATGCATCCCAGCGCGGAGTCAGCTTGGCGTCGAAATTCGCTCCCATGGTGGATGTCTTGGAATCAGCCACAAAGTCGCGGGCGTGGCGCACATTGAAACGCATCGTTAACGGCATGTCGAAGAACGTGTCGAATGCTTCGTCCTTCTTCTTCTTATCGGCTTGCGGCAGCGGCGGCATCTCGGGACGGCTGTCTCCGAGAATGTTATTCGGGTTGTATGGCAATCCTCCGGCGGCGGTCGTGTCAAACTCGGACAGTTCGCCGCCTCCGCCTCCGAAGTTCAGCAGATCAGCCACACGCTCCGCTCCGATCATGAAGTCCACTGAACCGCTGGCACGCTGTAAATCGAAGGGCGAGTACCACTGTGCGCCGTCGCGTTCCCAGAAGAATCGATCCACCCGGTGGCCGTTCTCCGTCTGGTAGAGCGAATGCGTAGTGGACACATCGAAGCCCATGCCTTGCAGCGGACCGATAATGCGGCCGGGAACGGCGGTGCGAAAGCTCGAAGAAATGTCGTTCCATTTCAAGGAATCCCGTTTGAAGTCAATACCCGTGCTGAAATTTGCACTTAGGAGATCAAACTTTTTCTCTTTACCGGCTTCCGCGTCGCCGGATTTCATTTGCACGAGATTGCCCAGACTGATACTCATCGCCTCGGAGAGACCGACGGGAGTGCCGCCGACCAAACCACTCTGCTCGCCGGTGCGAAAACGGTCATACGTATACTCACGGCCATCGGGCAGCCGCGTGGTTTCAAAGTAGCCCCACTCCTTGTCGGAAAAATCGGGCCGGTAACGGAAGCCCACGGTCGGTGTCATCACATGTCGAAACTGCGCGCGGATGCCCAGCGGCTCGCGCAGAAGTCCATAGAGTTTCGTTGAGGCGGAACTGCCGACGTCGAAAGTGGTGCGCGTGAAGAAACCGTACTCGTCCTCGCGGTCGTAAATCGAATCGGCGGGAACATAGTGCAGCGCGCGCCGCGTCCACACATGCCGCCAGTCGAGCGAAGGATTCAGATTGATGTAGCGGAGGAGTCGGGCCGTAGCGGCGAACGATCCGGCATGTGCCGCGCCGTCCCGTTGAATCGTGGACGTGCTGTCGTTTCCGAAAATGATCTGCGGATCGCGCGGTGCGCCGACGTAGCCCAGCGAATCGGGGCGGCGCGCCTCTTCACGGAATGTGAGCGGGTGCGCGAGGTCATTCGTGTAGCCGACGTTATAGCTCCACGTGAAGGCGCGGTACCACGGTTCGCGGACTTCTTTGGGCGCAACGGCGAAACGAATGCCGCGCGGCGCTTTCGGCGCGGGGAAGAGCCGTCCCTGTTTGTGCGTGAAGCGCACGGCAGGCAGCGTGGCGCTCCACGTCTCTTGCTTGATGTTCTGCGTGAAGCCCACGTTGACGCTGGAACTCCACGGCGAATTATTCCAGGACTTGGACAGCGTCGCATTCGAACGCACGGTTTGATTCAGCCGGTCATTCGTCGAGCCGAATTGCTCGGTGTAGCTCTGATCCGACACATAGGCGCCCGACGCCGTGATGCGGGTCAGCGGGTCAATCGTCTGATTGTGCGTGGCGGCGATTTGCCAGCGGCGGTTGCGCGCATTGTCGTGCCGCTGGGTGTCAAATTCGAAATCCACATTGCCATTCAACTGATAGCGCTTGGCATAACGGAATTTGGAGCGGCCGAGCATACCGTAGGTTTCGAAGTAGTCCACGCTGCCCAGCAGATCCATATACTCGGACATCGCCCAGTAGTAGCCGATGTTGCGGAGAAACCTCCCCTGAGCGGCTGACTCGCCGAATACCGGCGTGATGAATCCGCTTGTGCGGCCTTTCTGAATCGGAAAGACGCCGTATGGGAGCGCCAGCACCGGCACATCGGCGAAATACAGGTAGACCGGTCTGGCAAAAACCCGCTCTCCGACTTGAATCTTCAGCACGTCTGCGCCGAAATGAAAATGCGGCGTGTCGAGTTCGCACGTGGTGAACTCGCCGCGCCGCACAGTCAAGACGTCGTCGGAGATGCGTTTGAACTGCTTGCCGTAATAGGCGCCGTCCTGATAGACCGTGCGCCCGCCTTTGACGCGTCCGATCTTTGACTTGAGATTGTAGGCGATCTCGTCGCCGATAAATTCTTCGGAACCCTGTTTGAATTGTGGCTGCCCGACGGTAACAATCGTGTCTATGACAGTGTTTGTCGAGTCCGTGTAGAGCGTATCGAAGGTCGGCACGGCGATCATCGTCTGCTCGTCCCACGCCAATTGAATCTGCCCGGCGGTGAGCACCATATCCTTATACTCGATGCGCGCGTTACCGGACAATATCGTGGTGCGCGTCAGCAGATCGAAGTCAATCGCGTCGGCGCTGTAGGCTATAACCGTGTCCACGCCGTCGGCGCGGCGCGCAGTTGAATCAGGCGCGTTTTCCTGCGCATACAGCAGCGATGCAACGAGCACAAGCAGAAGCAGCAGCGGTCTCACGGTGATTAGCAGTCAGCCAGCTCCGCGGTGAAGCTCATGCGCCAGACGTCGCCGGGCGCAAGCCGCAGTTCCCACGAGAACATTAACGCAATGGACTGGAAGACGCGTTCGAAGCCGCCTTCGGACAGCGACACGCTCTCGACGGGGACGCGCCACAGTTTGGCCGCCACGCTGCTCTCGAGCTTGACGCGCACGCCTTCATGTTCGTCAGCCAATTGCACGAGCGTGACGCCGGGAGTTTCGGCGGATTCACGGAGCGGCCGTTTCACAACGTCGGTGCCGGGAATCGAGAAATGGTGCTGACCGGAGTTCGGAGCCATCAACGCAAAATTCCATTCGACGCCGAACGGTCCGAACAGCTCCTGGCCTGAGAGATTGCTTACTTCGTAGTCCACGGTCATCGTCGCACGGCTGGGCGTGACCCGCACCGTTTTGGCGATCCGGACGGGCAATGTGCCGAGCTTGCCGTCGCGCACGAGCTTTGCGCCGTCTGGAAACATCTCCGCCAATTCATATTCACCCTTCAGGAAATCGCCGTAGTCGTCGAGCGTTCCGGCGCGGAACTGTGCAATCGTGCTGTCGAAGCCGAAGAAGTGATCGAGCAGAGCGCGGCGCGGCCACTTGTCCACGGTGACCAAATTCTCCAAACCCTCTTCCTTCTTGAGGATCAGGTCGTGAATAGACTCGGCGGTATCGTGCTCCTCGTCCGGCTTGCTCACGGTGGCGCGGGCGACATCCATGTGGTAAGGCTCAACCTGCCGAGTCAGCGTGTTCAGCAGGTTATACCCTCGCGCACGAAGGTCCCATTCAAATATTGTACCGCCTTCGCATGGCGCGAGATAGACGTTCATCGCGGCGTTTTCAATCAACAGCTCACGGCGGCCGTCCGCGTCATGGTCCACGTGGTCAATGTCTACCCACTTGCGCCCGCGATGCAGGAGATTGTCGAGCGCGTATTCGCCCTGAATCAGTTCTTTCCACACGGCGTGCCGCAGGTGCGGCAAGTAAAGTCCGCCGAACACGCCATGCCAGTACGGGCAGTTGCACTGACCGCGCAGGACCGGTGTATGATACTGCGAATCGGTCTTGCGTGACGAGAGCGAGTGATACTTGCGCGACACGCGCAGCATCTTCTTCTGGAGATAATTTACTTCGTTATACTTGGCAAGGAAGCCGCGCCAGAAGCCGCCCTTGATGAACGGGCGGATTTTGGGCCAGTCCTCGCGTTCTTTGAGTTCGTGCACGAGACTTTCAAAGCGCCGGCGTGCCGCCGTCGGCAGCGTCCACTCGCCCATTTCGAAATACGAACCGGTCGGCAGATAGGTGCGGCCCTTCGGCGGGATGCGGTCTCGCGCCTCGGCCATGGTCAGAAGCTCGACGTCGTGCTCGTGCTCCATCAGCATCGAGAAGAAGCGCCGCAGCCATCCGTCTTCGTAGATCGGTTTGTACGTTCGCGGCCATAGTCCGAACTTTTCGCCGTCGTCACCCATCAGGTAGAGCGAATTGGGCCGCGCGTCGGCATGCGTCAGAATGTAGTCGAAGGTCGCTTCGGGTTCTTTGAATGGGATCGCGTAGCGGAGCGCCAGATGATTGGGAAACATGGCGAGCGGTCCGTTATGCGATTCCGTCATGAAGTACCCGTTCAGCTCTTCGGGCATGTGTCCGGCGGCCAAGAAGAGATCATCGTCCATCGAGATGTACTCGACGCCGGCCTCGACCAATAGCGCCGCGAATCCCGGCTCCCAGACGCGCTCGGGCAGCCACGCGCCGCGTGGGCGCGCGCCGAACCGGCGGCGGAGATAGTCGTTCATTCGCTGAAAGTGCTCGATGGCATCGTCGTGCGGAATCGCGGCGAGGACGGGTTCATAAAATGCGCCGCCGATCAATTCAATCTGTCCGCGGCTATGCAGCTCGCCGACAAGGTCAAGATATTCGGGCAGGTGAGATTCGCACCATTCAAGCAGGCAGCCGGACGTGTGCAGGCTCAGGCGAATGCGCGGAAATTCGAGCAGCGTCTTGAGAAACGGCTTGTAGCTCTTCTCGTACGCTTCGCGCATCACCCGGTCGAAATTGCCGATGGGCTGGTGATTGTGCAGTTCTAAACAGAGATAAACTTTGGACACGTGCAGGGGATGTTTGGCTATGGGTTAGGCGGACAAGTACTATTCGGGGTAGATGGTGACGGTGACATTTTGAATGATCTCGGCGCCGTCACGGTTTTCCATGGTGTCAATCAGAGCGTAGTTGAAATCGGCGAACGACTCGGCCGATGAGGAGTAGCCTGTGCACTCGACATGGTAGAAGATGCGCACGTCCTCCTCGATCTTCTCCCATACTTTGACGAAGTGATTGCTGTTGCGGCAACCGGTTTCGTGCGTGTCAAATTCACCTGAGTAGTTCCAAATGACGCGCGCGCATTCCGGCAGCTCGCGGTTGGGGAACTGGCCGTCGCGCACGGTGACGTTGAGAATCCAAACCGGGAACGTGTCTTCGGGCTCGTCCTTCTTGTCGCAGGCTGAAAACGTGAGGGACAGCGCGAGAGTGCACAGCAGCAGACGAAGCATGGAAGACCTCCAGACTTAGACAGACTGTTCGAACCAGAGTGCGGCGGCTCCGAGCATGCCGGCGTAGTAGCCGAGCTGTCCGGGCAGGATGTGCAGCTTTTCGGTATGCGGCGGCAGTGCACGCTGCCGCAAATGTGCTTCGAATCGTTCAAAGAAATAGGCGGCTTGATGCGTCGTGCCGCCGCCGATGACGATGGCCTCAGGATTCAGCACATGCAGCCAGCTTGCCGCGGCCTCGGCCAGTTGACGCGCCAGGATATCGTGAATCTCCTTGGCGCGTGGCTCGCCTTGCGCGGCCAGTTCGGTGATGCGGCGCGGCGTCGGGAATTCTCCGCTCTTATAGCGTTCGTCCACCAACCGGTCGAAAGCCGCGCGGCCGACATACGCCTCGACGACGCCATGACGATCTAAAACCGCCGGACCGTCGGGAGAAATAATCGTAAAGCCCATTTCACCCGCGGCTCCGCGCGCACCGCGATAGAGTTTGCCGTCAATGAACACGGCTCCACCCAGGCCGGTTCCGACGGCGCAGGCGACGAAGTGCTTGAAGTTGCGTGCGGCCCCCCAGCGATGCTCGCCGACGGCAAAGTTGTTGACGTCGTTATCCATAACGACGGGCAGGTTGATTGCGGCCGCAATGGCGTCGCGAATCGGTTCGCCGATCCAATCCTTGAAGTTGGGGGCCCACAACACCGTATGCATCGTTTCATCCACAACACCGGGAGCGCCGATGCCGGCTCCCAGTGGTGTCACGCCGTGCTTGTCACACAGGGCGCGCACCGTTTCGGCAAGTGCGGCGACCACCTCACGCAACTCGCGCGGCTTGGGTGTGGGCGTCGTTTCCTTGTCGAGCAGTTCACCGTCGGCGCTGACCAAGCCGACTTTCAGATTGGTGCCGCCGATATCAATACCGAGCGCAAGTTCGTTAGAGTTCATTCCGGAAGGCTGGCGTTTTCAAAACGCAATTTGAATACACTGGCAGGTTCTTCGATCAGGGTCACGCGGACGGGTCCATCTCCCGGTTCGAGCTTAAACTGCTGCGACAGCGCGCCGGTGGGAGTGGGCATGTAAATGGAACAGATAAACTCTCGGGTTAAGCCGTTCGCGGCGATCCACGCCTGCCTGTTGGCGAAATCGTAGTCTACATAGAGTTCACCGTTTCCGAACGGCACGCGTGCGCGGGTGCGGCCCCAGCCTTCCGGCAGCCGCGGATGAAATGTAATTTTGCCGCCGCGCCAATGCGGTTGAATACCGAGGTAGCTGTGTACGACAAACTCGACTTCCGCGCAGGCTGAGGCAACGGCGGGTGCGCCAAAATCCGACTCAAGCAACCGCCCGGGATGCTCTGGATTGAGCAGCGCGGCCTCGGCTCGTTCCCAGTGCGCCGACTCGCGCAATCGTATACTCCGGTCAAACTGATAGCGTGCGACGGCCAACTCAATCGGCCACGCTAAATCGGTCAGCTCGAACCACTTCTTATCTACCGTCTCGAACCAACCGACGCTGGCCCGGCTGACGATATGCAAGAGCGCCAGCGTATCCGGCGCGACAAAGGGCTCTTTGGGTACGCGCTGTCGCCGAGAATAGCCGTCGGGGTCGGGCTCTTCTCCGATATACTGCTCGGCAACCAGAGTCGTGTCTTTGAGGAACTCCTGCGTTTTGCGCCAGACTCTGACGCGCCGCTTCAATTCGTCTTGCGCGTCGTCGCGGGCCTCGTGCGCCTGTTTCGCGTAACGGTTCCGCACATCGGGATAGTCCGCCGCGAGATTCTCTTCTGCGAAAGTCCACAGGGTCGCCTCGCGGAAGCGCTCTTCGAGCGTGGTGCCCAATTCAATGGACCGCGAAGAAGCATCGAGCTGGGCCATGCCTTCGTAGAACAGCAGCTTGGCGGCGGTGAAAGCCGAGTCCGGCAGACAGCCCCACTTGAACAGAGTGCGATAGGCATTGAGCCCATAGGTGAGGAACTCGATGCGCGCCTGCTCGGCTTCGAGATCGGTTAGGTATCCCGGAGCAAAATCAGCGTGCACAAGCCACACTGCCTGTGTCCGATCGGCAGTTTCCTCGCGAGTGTACGGTTGCATAGACGGGCCGGGCGTCACCGGCGGTATCGAACTGATCAGCAGCGCGAGGGCTCGGTTGGCGTAGAACGACTCGGTGAGTATATCCAGTCCGCGATCCCGGCCATCATCTTTCGATTCGCTCCAATCGAGTGTCACTACCCGCTTGTCGGCGTCGTCAAAGCGAATCATGGCCGAGCGGAACGGTCCGTCGGCTGGCAACGGGGCAATTTCCCCTGCCGCCTCCACGTGCCATTGACCTTGCCAGGGGAGGTGGAGCGCCATGCCACGGCGTTCCGGCTGCCAGAATTCCTGCATCGCGGCCAGCCCACGCAGCTGCGCATCGCCCAGATCAACGGTCAGCTTCGCCTCGATCAGACTGGCCGCTTCCCCCTCCAGCCGGAAAGTCACGCGATGCCCGTCTTCAGAAAATTCAATGCGACTCGTGAGCCCAAGCGCGGCGTTGGAGACGCTTACGCTGCCGACCGACTGCACGCGCTGGCTAAACTGTAGCGGCTCCTGCGTTCCTGCAATGTACCAGGCCACTCGCACTTGGAGCGGATCAGGCGTTGTTAGGTTTAGCGGCAGGGGAGTGCCGGCCAGAGTCCTGACTGGGCCAACCTCCCAACCGCGAATGAGCAGCGGTAGGAATGACGAGTCCGGGATAGCGAATTCTAATGGCTGTTTTGCCTGCAAATACGGGTTGAGCGGCGCGAATTTTGGTTCACCGCAGCCGCCCAGCATCAATGCTCCCCAAACCAGTAGCAGTGCGTGCAGATGCTGTTTTTGCATAGATTTAAGAAGATACGAAAGCGGCCAATGAGGTGCAAGCGGCAAAACCCCTCGCCGGTGCCTCGCAAGTTGCCGGGCGGATGCTTATATTTTCGGGAGTTGGCGGAACCCTGCCCTCGGCGACTGGGTACAACGGGGACACTGCCGGATAGGGTAGTCCTCCCGGCCCACAGAATTAAGGAAAGCATGTCTAATACTCCTCCAAATCCTGAGAAGATTCGCGAAGAAGTCGGCGAATTCCTGCGCGAACGCTACGGGGACAACGTTGCGGTCGCCGATTACGATCTGGGCGCACCGCACGACGGGACGGAAAGCAAGTCCCACGGTCCGGGGCTCGACGGAATTGATTTCAAACTGCGCCCCACAGAACTCGAGGCCTATTTGAAGCAATATGTCGTGCATCAGAGCGACGCCGTGGAAATCCTGGCCACCAAGATCTGCACGCACTTTCATCGGCGCAAATGGGAAGCTGAGAATCCGTCGAGCGAGCCGTCCGTGGGGCGGATCAAGTCGAACATCTTGATGATCGGCCCAACAGGCGTTGGTAAGACCTATATCGTCAAACTGATCGCGGACAAGATCGGTGTGCCGTTTGTCAAGGGTGATGCGACGAAGTTCTCCGAGACCGGATACGTTGGCGGCGATGTGGATGATCTGGTACGGGATCTCGTGCGGGAAGCGGGCGGTGATATTTCGCTGGCCGAATACGGCATTATCTACATAGACGAAATTGACAAGATCGCGGGCTCCGGCAGCAGTTGGGGACCCGACGTGTCGCGCACGGGTGTGCAGCGCGCGCTGTTGAAACTGATGGAAGACACCGATGTTGACCTGCGGACTCCGCACGATTTGGCCAGCCAGATGGAAGCCGTGATGGAGACGCAGCGCCGCGGCAAGGCCGTGCGCAAGAAAGTTTCGACGCGCAACATGCTGTTCATCATGTCGGGCGCGTTCGCCGGGCTGCCGGATATCATCCGCAAGCGTTTGAGCAAAGGCACAATGGGCTTTGTGCGTTCGGAGGAGATTCCCGCGCAGGACGAGGAACTGTTCAAGCGCATCACGACGACGGACTTGATTCAATATGGTTTTGAATCAGAATTTGTGGGCCGCTTGCCAGTTGTGGCGCAGTTGACGGAGCTTGATGAGGGCGCGCTCTATGACGTCTTGCGCAATGCGCACTCGGCGGTGATTCAGGGTAAGAAGCGCGACTTCGCGGCCTACGGAATCGAACTCGATTTCACGGATGAGTCCCTGCGCGAAATTGCGCGCCGGGCGCACTCGCTGGGGATCGGAGCACGCGGCTTGACTTCGATTGTCGAGCGCGCGCTGATCAAGTTCGAAAAGCTGCTGCCCGCCTCAACCATTCGCAAGCTGACGGT harbors:
- a CDS encoding AAA family ATPase yields the protein MSNTPPNPEKIREEVGEFLRERYGDNVAVADYDLGAPHDGTESKSHGPGLDGIDFKLRPTELEAYLKQYVVHQSDAVEILATKICTHFHRRKWEAENPSSEPSVGRIKSNILMIGPTGVGKTYIVKLIADKIGVPFVKGDATKFSETGYVGGDVDDLVRDLVREAGGDISLAEYGIIYIDEIDKIAGSGSSWGPDVSRTGVQRALLKLMEDTDVDLRTPHDLASQMEAVMETQRRGKAVRKKVSTRNMLFIMSGAFAGLPDIIRKRLSKGTMGFVRSEEIPAQDEELFKRITTTDLIQYGFESEFVGRLPVVAQLTELDEGALYDVLRNAHSAVIQGKKRDFAAYGIELDFTDESLREIARRAHSLGIGARGLTSIVERALIKFEKLLPASTIRKLTVTNDLLNDPVRVAEDLLITDAINTFQRGFLEKHGLILEIPAASQQWIREQMDREPVQIVYRLQQMFTNYEYGMKLAGRQSLEVTPEVLASPEQYLDAMIKKAYAERGES
- a CDS encoding FAD-dependent oxidoreductase gives rise to the protein MRNDSTIILGAGPAGLAAGYYITLAGQSALLLEAAAEAGGFARTFTDGEFRYDSGAHRFHDKDVGITEDMRALMGAELLEVHAPSQIFWENRFLNFPLSPGNLVRRMGPVNLTRATVDLATARLSARATTPDNFAQNAYHRYGKTIADAFLIGYSEKLWGIEAARLMPEVSGGRLKGLSARTMLVELVRGQRGKTRHLDGSFFYPRGGYGRIADRLAEVIGPENILTNSRITKIRHDGRRITAVEINGRESFTPERVISTLPPVQMLKLLDPAPPAPLIELAGQLKFRDLLLIALFLDRPRVSANASIYFPARDIPFTRLYEPKNRSHAMAPPDRTCVVVEIPCFAGDEQWQRDDQDLRDLVAAHLHLANLISPRDVLGGRIHRLRAAYPVLEVGVESIVRETQTYLNGLCNLHVVGRAGRFEYTHVHDLLRQGKELAQRMQASVKAAGIA
- a CDS encoding LPS-assembly protein LptD → MRPLLLLLVLVASLLYAQENAPDSTARRADGVDTVIAYSADAIDFDLLTRTTILSGNARIEYKDMVLTAGQIQLAWDEQTMIAVPTFDTLYTDSTNTVIDTIVTVGQPQFKQGSEEFIGDEIAYNLKSKIGRVKGGRTVYQDGAYYGKQFKRISDDVLTVRRGEFTTCELDTPHFHFGADVLKIQVGERVFARPVYLYFADVPVLALPYGVFPIQKGRTSGFITPVFGESAAQGRFLRNIGYYWAMSEYMDLLGSVDYFETYGMLGRSKFRYAKRYQLNGNVDFEFDTQRHDNARNRRWQIAATHNQTIDPLTRITASGAYVSDQSYTEQFGSTNDRLNQTVRSNATLSKSWNNSPWSSSVNVGFTQNIKQETWSATLPAVRFTHKQGRLFPAPKAPRGIRFAVAPKEVREPWYRAFTWSYNVGYTNDLAHPLTFREEARRPDSLGYVGAPRDPQIIFGNDSTSTIQRDGAAHAGSFAATARLLRYINLNPSLDWRHVWTRRALHYVPADSIYDREDEYGFFTRTTFDVGSSASTKLYGLLREPLGIRAQFRHVMTPTVGFRYRPDFSDKEWGYFETTRLPDGREYTYDRFRTGEQSGLVGGTPVGLSEAMSISLGNLVQMKSGDAEAGKEKKFDLLSANFSTGIDFKRDSLKWNDISSSFRTAVPGRIIGPLQGMGFDVSTTHSLYQTENGHRVDRFFWERDGAQWYSPFDLQRASGSVDFMIGAERVADLLNFGGGGGELSEFDTTAAGGLPYNPNNILGDSRPEMPPLPQADKKKKDEAFDTFFDMPLTMRFNVRHARDFVADSKTSTMGANFDAKLTPRWDASVSYYFDLDRRIAQNASVTLTRDLHCWEASLSWSPIGYSPGYYLHIGLKSPQLRDVKIERNRGGNLRGY
- a CDS encoding DUF1926 domain-containing protein, with protein sequence MSKVYLCLELHNHQPIGNFDRVMREAYEKSYKPFLKTLLEFPRIRLSLHTSGCLLEWCESHLPEYLDLVGELHSRGQIELIGGAFYEPVLAAIPHDDAIEHFQRMNDYLRRRFGARPRGAWLPERVWEPGFAALLVEAGVEYISMDDDLFLAAGHMPEELNGYFMTESHNGPLAMFPNHLALRYAIPFKEPEATFDYILTHADARPNSLYLMGDDGEKFGLWPRTYKPIYEDGWLRRFFSMLMEHEHDVELLTMAEARDRIPPKGRTYLPTGSYFEMGEWTLPTAARRRFESLVHELKEREDWPKIRPFIKGGFWRGFLAKYNEVNYLQKKMLRVSRKYHSLSSRKTDSQYHTPVLRGQCNCPYWHGVFGGLYLPHLRHAVWKELIQGEYALDNLLHRGRKWVDIDHVDHDADGRRELLIENAAMNVYLAPCEGGTIFEWDLRARGYNLLNTLTRQVEPYHMDVARATVSKPDEEHDTAESIHDLILKKEEGLENLVTVDKWPRRALLDHFFGFDSTIAQFRAGTLDDYGDFLKGEYELAEMFPDGAKLVRDGKLGTLPVRIAKTVRVTPSRATMTVDYEVSNLSGQELFGPFGVEWNFALMAPNSGQHHFSIPGTDVVKRPLRESAETPGVTLVQLADEHEGVRVKLESSVAAKLWRVPVESVSLSEGGFERVFQSIALMFSWELRLAPGDVWRMSFTAELADC
- a CDS encoding ROK family protein, which produces MNSNELALGIDIGGTNLKVGLVSADGELLDKETTPTPKPRELREVVAALAETVRALCDKHGVTPLGAGIGAPGVVDETMHTVLWAPNFKDWIGEPIRDAIAAAINLPVVMDNDVNNFAVGEHRWGAARNFKHFVACAVGTGLGGAVFIDGKLYRGARGAAGEMGFTIISPDGPAVLDRHGVVEAYVGRAAFDRLVDERYKSGEFPTPRRITELAAQGEPRAKEIHDILARQLAEAAASWLHVLNPEAIVIGGGTTHQAAYFFERFEAHLRQRALPPHTEKLHILPGQLGYYAGMLGAAALWFEQSV